In Micromonospora purpureochromogenes, a single window of DNA contains:
- a CDS encoding S-(hydroxymethyl)mycothiol dehydrogenase, translated as MSQEVRGVVSRRNGAPVEVTTIVVPDPGPGEAVVKVRSCGVCHTDLHYREGGINDEYPFLLGHEAAGVVEQVGEGVTGVAPGDFVVLNWRAVCGVCRACRRGRPWYCFNTHNAAQKMTLTDGTELAPALGIGAFAEKTLVHAGQCTKVDPAARPAAVGLLGCGVMAGLGAAMNTGQVTRGDSVAVIGCGGVGDAAVAGAALAGATTIIAVDTDARKLEWARRFGATHTVNASADDPVEAIRAATGGFGADVVIDAVGRPETWKQAFYARDLAGTVVLVGVPTPEMTVELPLLDVFGRGGALKSSWYGDCLPSRDFPLLTELYLQGRLDLDAFVTEEIALDQVEEAFRRMHHGDVLRSVVVFP; from the coding sequence GTGAGCCAGGAAGTCCGGGGAGTCGTGTCGCGGCGCAACGGCGCGCCGGTCGAGGTCACCACCATCGTGGTGCCCGACCCGGGGCCCGGCGAGGCGGTGGTGAAGGTGCGCTCCTGCGGGGTCTGCCACACCGACCTGCACTACCGGGAGGGTGGGATCAACGACGAGTACCCGTTCCTGCTCGGCCACGAGGCGGCCGGCGTGGTCGAGCAGGTGGGGGAGGGGGTCACCGGCGTCGCGCCGGGCGACTTCGTGGTGCTCAACTGGCGGGCGGTCTGCGGCGTGTGCCGGGCCTGCCGGCGTGGGCGGCCCTGGTACTGCTTCAACACCCACAACGCCGCCCAGAAGATGACCCTCACCGACGGCACCGAACTCGCCCCGGCGCTGGGCATCGGCGCCTTCGCCGAGAAGACGCTGGTCCACGCCGGGCAGTGCACCAAGGTCGACCCCGCCGCCCGGCCGGCCGCCGTCGGGCTGCTCGGCTGCGGAGTGATGGCCGGGCTCGGCGCGGCGATGAACACCGGCCAGGTCACCCGGGGCGACTCGGTCGCCGTGATCGGTTGTGGCGGGGTCGGTGACGCCGCGGTGGCCGGCGCGGCCCTCGCCGGCGCGACCACGATCATCGCGGTGGACACCGACGCCCGCAAGCTCGAGTGGGCGCGCCGGTTCGGCGCCACCCACACCGTCAACGCCTCCGCGGACGACCCGGTCGAGGCGATCCGCGCCGCCACCGGCGGGTTCGGCGCCGACGTGGTGATCGACGCGGTCGGCCGCCCCGAGACCTGGAAGCAGGCGTTCTACGCCCGCGACCTGGCCGGCACAGTGGTGCTGGTCGGGGTGCCCACCCCGGAGATGACCGTCGAGCTGCCCCTGCTGGACGTCTTCGGCCGGGGCGGCGCCCTCAAGTCCAGCTGGTACGGCGACTGCCTGCCCAGCCGGGACTTCCCCCTGCTCACCGAGCTCTACCTGCAGGGCCGCCTCGACCTGGACGCCTTCGTCACCGAGGAGATCGCCCTGGACCAGGTCGAGGAGGCGTTCCGCCGGATGCACCACGGCGACGTGCTGCGCTCGGTGGTGGTGTTCCCGTGA
- a CDS encoding VOC family protein — translation MSTDDRPPSVRQLRLVVEAEDYEAAVAFFRDALGLPEQAAFSGAGDARVVILDAGRATLEIANPAQKRMIDEVEVGRQVAPKIRVAFEVDDASAATVRLVAAGATEIAPPTVTPWHSLNSRIDAPAGLQLTLFQELRDLDQRATLDGFDTDRER, via the coding sequence GTGAGCACCGACGACCGACCGCCGTCCGTACGACAGCTGCGCCTGGTGGTGGAGGCCGAGGACTACGAGGCCGCGGTCGCCTTCTTCCGCGACGCCCTGGGCCTGCCGGAGCAGGCCGCGTTCTCCGGTGCCGGCGACGCCCGCGTGGTGATCCTCGACGCCGGCCGGGCCACCCTCGAGATCGCCAACCCGGCCCAGAAGCGCATGATCGACGAGGTCGAGGTGGGCCGGCAGGTGGCGCCGAAGATCCGGGTGGCGTTCGAGGTGGACGACGCGTCGGCCGCCACCGTCCGGCTGGTGGCCGCCGGCGCGACCGAGATCGCCCCGCCCACCGTGACGCCCTGGCACTCGCTCAACTCGCGAATCGACGCGCCGGCCGGGTTGCAGCTCACCCTCTTCCAGGAGCTGCGGGACCTCGACCAGCGCGCCACCCTCGACGGCTTCGACACCGATCGCGAGCGCTGA
- a CDS encoding MFS transporter, translating to MSAAPAIPRRSAALVWAVALCAYVAAVFHRSSLGVTGVDAAHRFDINAAALATFSVAQLAVYAAMQVPVGVLLDRYGSRRLLLVGGALMVAGQLCFAFATDVRLAVAARVLVGLGDAMTFISVLRIVAFWFPGRRNPLMVQLTGTLGQLGAILGAVPLVALLHHAGWTPAFLTAAALGATVLLMVAAGVRDTPQREHAGALAPDLAAVRRQLAAAWAQPGTRLGLWTHFVTQFSGAVFALLWGYPFLVQGQGLSPTAAAGLLTLMTVATLLSGPVVAHLCARHPFRRSVVVFAITAATAAVWAVVLAWPGRAPHWLLVVLVLVLAVNGPGSVIGFDYARTFNPVHRIGSATGIVNVGGFVASIVLILAVGVVLDLAGPAGPAPPTLDAYRWAFAVQYLLWALGAVQVLRYRNAARRRYAAERAAEVVPVGSVAGR from the coding sequence GTGAGCGCCGCCCCGGCCATCCCGCGCCGGTCCGCCGCGCTGGTCTGGGCGGTCGCGCTCTGCGCGTACGTGGCGGCCGTGTTCCACCGCAGCTCACTCGGGGTGACCGGGGTCGACGCCGCGCACCGGTTCGACATCAACGCCGCCGCCCTGGCCACCTTCTCGGTGGCACAGCTGGCCGTGTACGCGGCCATGCAGGTGCCGGTCGGGGTGCTGCTCGACCGCTACGGCTCCCGCCGGCTGCTGCTCGTCGGTGGCGCGCTGATGGTCGCCGGGCAGCTCTGCTTCGCCTTCGCCACCGACGTACGCCTGGCCGTGGCCGCCCGGGTGCTGGTCGGCCTCGGCGACGCGATGACCTTCATCAGCGTGCTGCGGATCGTCGCGTTCTGGTTCCCCGGCCGGCGCAACCCGCTGATGGTGCAGCTCACCGGCACCCTCGGCCAGCTCGGGGCGATCCTCGGCGCGGTGCCGCTGGTGGCGCTGCTGCACCACGCCGGCTGGACCCCGGCCTTCCTCACCGCCGCCGCGCTCGGCGCGACGGTGCTGCTGATGGTGGCCGCCGGCGTCCGGGACACCCCGCAGCGCGAACACGCCGGCGCCCTCGCCCCCGACCTCGCCGCCGTACGCCGGCAGCTCGCCGCCGCCTGGGCGCAGCCGGGCACCCGGCTGGGCCTGTGGACCCACTTCGTCACCCAGTTCTCCGGGGCGGTCTTCGCCCTGCTCTGGGGCTACCCGTTCCTGGTGCAGGGGCAGGGCCTGTCACCCACCGCGGCGGCCGGGCTGCTCACCCTGATGACCGTGGCGACGCTGCTCAGCGGCCCGGTCGTCGCGCACCTGTGCGCGCGGCACCCGTTCCGCCGCTCGGTCGTGGTCTTCGCCATCACCGCCGCGACCGCCGCGGTCTGGGCCGTGGTGTTGGCCTGGCCGGGTCGCGCGCCGCACTGGCTGCTGGTGGTCCTGGTGCTGGTCCTGGCGGTGAACGGCCCCGGTTCGGTGATCGGGTTCGACTACGCGCGCACCTTCAACCCGGTGCACCGGATCGGCAGCGCCACCGGCATCGTCAACGTCGGCGGGTTCGTCGCCTCGATCGTGCTGATCCTCGCGGTCGGCGTCGTCCTGGACCTGGCCGGCCCGGCCGGACCGGCGCCCCCGACGCTGGACGCCTACCGCTGGGCCTTCGCCGTGCAGTACCTGCTCTGGGCGCTCGGCGCGGTCCAGGTACTGCGCTACCGCAACGCCGCCCGCCGCCGGTACGCCGCCGAACGGGCCGCCGAGGTCGTACCCGTCGGGAGCGTGGCCGGCCGCTGA
- the tsaA gene encoding tRNA (N6-threonylcarbamoyladenosine(37)-N6)-methyltransferase TrmO has protein sequence MSGAYELRPVGRVESPLTEADLAPKQGDEGAPEAWLVFSPTLGAGLRDLRPGAEVLVLTWLDRARRDVLTVHPRGDRSRPETGVFNTRSPHRPNPIGLHRVRVLAVDGLRVRVADLEALDGTPVLDVKPVLAGPGER, from the coding sequence GTGAGCGGGGCGTACGAGCTGCGGCCGGTCGGGCGGGTGGAGTCCCCGCTGACCGAGGCGGATCTCGCGCCGAAGCAGGGGGACGAGGGCGCGCCGGAGGCGTGGCTGGTCTTCTCCCCCACCCTCGGCGCGGGCCTGCGCGACCTGCGGCCGGGCGCGGAGGTGCTGGTGCTGACCTGGCTGGACCGGGCCCGGCGGGACGTCCTCACGGTGCATCCGCGGGGCGACCGCAGCCGGCCGGAGACCGGGGTGTTCAACACCCGCTCCCCGCACCGGCCCAACCCGATCGGGCTGCACCGGGTGCGGGTGCTGGCGGTCGACGGCCTGCGGGTCCGGGTCGCCGACCTGGAGGCCCTGGACGGCACGCCGGTGCTGGACGTCAAACCGGTGCTGGCGGGGCCCGGGGAACGCTGA
- a CDS encoding MEDS domain-containing protein, whose product MTASAVVDQLHLGDHVCWVDDDETGSLHAAGRFVASGLRLGHKVVWFTDGVSPAAVRAHLDGAGVPTEAALAGGQLRIAPAVEGYAAEGPFTPDEMIGNLTTEILRARREDRAGVRVVGDMGWAIRQGVSVADLVRYEAEVNRLFLDGEAAAMCLYDRRLFPAEYLLPTTAAHPATVGRNAGRAWAPMLRAYRTREPHGLRLVGEVDQSNRGAFAAMLEHLTGPGTNQRTAVLDVSELRFADVGAASALARVRRNAPSEVRLVGCRPALTRLLDLVDGTDPGPPA is encoded by the coding sequence GTGACTGCAAGCGCGGTGGTCGACCAGCTGCACCTGGGTGACCACGTCTGCTGGGTGGACGACGACGAGACCGGCAGCCTGCACGCCGCCGGCCGCTTCGTCGCCAGCGGTCTCCGCCTCGGTCACAAGGTCGTCTGGTTCACCGACGGGGTCTCACCGGCCGCCGTCCGGGCCCACCTCGACGGTGCGGGCGTGCCCACGGAGGCCGCGCTGGCCGGCGGCCAGCTGCGGATCGCGCCGGCGGTGGAGGGCTACGCCGCCGAGGGTCCGTTCACCCCGGACGAGATGATCGGCAACCTCACCACCGAGATCCTCCGGGCCCGTCGCGAGGACCGGGCGGGGGTACGCGTCGTCGGCGACATGGGCTGGGCGATCCGCCAGGGCGTCTCCGTCGCCGACCTGGTCCGGTACGAGGCCGAGGTCAACCGGCTCTTCCTCGACGGCGAGGCCGCCGCGATGTGCCTGTACGACCGGCGGCTCTTCCCCGCCGAGTACCTGCTGCCGACCACCGCCGCCCACCCCGCCACCGTGGGACGCAACGCCGGCCGGGCCTGGGCGCCGATGCTGCGGGCGTACCGGACGCGGGAACCGCACGGCCTGCGCCTCGTGGGCGAGGTCGATCAGAGCAACCGGGGGGCCTTCGCCGCCATGCTCGAGCACCTCACCGGTCCGGGCACCAACCAGCGGACGGCGGTGCTCGACGTCTCCGAGCTGCGCTTCGCCGACGTCGGCGCCGCGAGCGCGCTGGCCCGCGTCCGCCGCAACGCCCCCTCGGAGGTACGCCTGGTCGGCTGCCGCCCGGCGTTGACGCGGCTGCTCGACCTCGTCGACGGCACCGACCCGGGGCCACCGGCGTGA
- a CDS encoding DUF3626 domain-containing protein: MPAATRPVALTSAQSAALRHVRAVALRDRSTALATIARHLAGSGAGHHPEQLIAAITAGGGLTVNFHPDRLIAGGRTVAEALAEEGSYRSQFVTGISNGGLTAYPGGDRDRWEEAMFGGAYQAPGVRPAERPVYGGLNLLDHPDGACPRFGSCHLRLRPEVLARTTFCFGDSHLGPKDFGTVDVAEPVLAALLEATAGTGVSLGVAGMDTARLVATLLRRRERQAWAPGSAGRALDDYVEAQVHGGIELARDVEAIVVDPSFRDTDTGRVLTRIAHRCRIELLFHTGFALPVEDVDPDFRGPAIPVLAARVHAEFGTPGAPVDAALIGRAAASVVREPQRWADRGPTADTLQHLKQLWHVLVWFGAPRA, encoded by the coding sequence ATGCCGGCCGCCACCCGCCCCGTCGCCCTGACCTCGGCGCAGTCCGCCGCGCTGCGCCACGTCCGCGCCGTCGCGCTGCGGGACCGCTCGACCGCGCTGGCCACCATCGCGCGGCACCTCGCCGGGTCCGGCGCCGGCCACCACCCCGAGCAGCTGATCGCCGCGATCACCGCCGGGGGAGGGCTGACCGTCAACTTCCATCCCGACCGGCTGATCGCCGGTGGTCGCACCGTGGCCGAGGCGCTCGCCGAGGAGGGGAGCTACCGCAGCCAGTTCGTCACCGGCATCTCCAACGGCGGGCTCACCGCGTACCCGGGCGGGGACCGCGACCGCTGGGAGGAGGCGATGTTCGGCGGTGCGTACCAGGCTCCGGGCGTACGCCCCGCCGAGCGACCGGTCTACGGCGGGTTGAACCTGCTCGACCACCCCGACGGCGCCTGCCCCCGCTTCGGCTCCTGTCACCTGCGGCTGCGCCCCGAGGTGCTGGCCCGGACCACGTTCTGCTTCGGCGACAGCCACCTCGGGCCGAAGGACTTCGGCACGGTCGATGTCGCCGAGCCGGTGCTGGCCGCCCTGCTGGAGGCGACCGCCGGCACCGGTGTCAGCCTGGGCGTCGCCGGCATGGACACCGCGCGCCTCGTCGCGACGCTGCTGCGCCGGCGGGAGCGGCAGGCGTGGGCGCCCGGGTCCGCCGGGCGCGCCCTGGACGACTACGTCGAGGCGCAGGTCCACGGCGGCATCGAACTGGCCCGGGACGTCGAGGCCATCGTCGTCGACCCCTCGTTCCGGGACACGGACACCGGGCGCGTACTGACCCGGATCGCCCACCGGTGCCGCATCGAGCTGCTCTTCCACACCGGCTTCGCGCTGCCGGTCGAGGACGTCGACCCGGACTTCCGCGGACCGGCCATCCCGGTGCTGGCCGCCCGGGTGCACGCCGAGTTCGGTACGCCGGGGGCGCCGGTGGACGCCGCGCTGATCGGCCGGGCGGCGGCCTCGGTGGTCCGCGAGCCGCAGCGCTGGGCGGACCGGGGGCCGACGGCCGACACCCTCCAGCACCTCAAGCAGCTCTGGCACGTCCTCGTCTGGTTCGGCGCACCCCGCGCCTGA